Proteins encoded in a region of the Drosophila sechellia strain sech25 chromosome 2L, ASM438219v1, whole genome shotgun sequence genome:
- the LOC6617861 gene encoding interferon-inducible double-stranded RNA-dependent protein kinase activator A homolog isoform X3: protein MEQENFHASSLSQQLQNLHIQQHALPNPVQTGFAPRRHYDNLGGLGNGNAVSGSPVKGAPLGQRHVKLKKEKVPAQVSQLSQPGQLQLSDVGDTALAGGSGLQGGFGLMGGILPSDEALKFVSETDANGLAMKTPVSILQELLSRRGITPGYELVQIEGAIHEPTFRFRVSFKDKDTPFTAMGAGRSKKEAKHAAARALIDKLIGAQLPESPSSSAGPSVTGLTVAGSGEDGNANATGGGDAGEKTVGNPIGWLQEMCMQRRWPPPSYETETEVGLPHERLFTIACSILNYREMGKGKSKKIAKRLAAHRMWVRLQETPIDSGKISDSICGELEGEKTCLKNNKIDYIKLLGEIATENQFEVTYVDIEEKTFSGQFQCLVQLSTLPVGVCHGSGATAADAQRHAAQNALEYLKIMTKK, encoded by the exons ATGGAACAGGAGAACTTCCACGCCTCCAGCTTGTCGCAGCAGCTACAGAACCTTCACATCCAGCAGCATGCGCTGCCCAATCCTGTCCAGACGGGATTTGCTCCACGGCGGCACTATGATAACCTTGGTGGCCTCGGCAATGGCAATGCCGTCAGTGGTAGTCCGGTAAAGGGTGCTCCGCTGGGACAGCGCCATGTGAAGCTCAAGAAGGAGAAGGTACCCGCCCAGGTTTCGCAGCTGTCTCAGCCAGGTCAGCTGCAGCTGTCGGATGTTGGTGATACCGCCTTGGCTGGCGGATCGGGCTTACAAGGTGGATTCGGCCTTATGGGCGGAATATTGCCCAGCGACGAGGCCTTAAAGTTCGTCAGCGAGACGGACGCCAATGGACTGGCCATGAAGACGCCCGTCAGCATTCTGCAAGAGCTGCTAAGCCGACGGGGAATCACTCCCGGATATGAACTTGTCCAGATCGAGGGCGCCATACACGAGCCGACCTTCCGGTTTCGCGTGTCCTTTAAGGACAAGGATACGCCCTTTACGGCCATGGGTGCAGGACGCTCGAAGAAGGAGGCCAAGCATGCGGCGGCCCGTGCGCTCATCGACAAGCTGATCGGCGCGCAGCTGCCGGAATCGCCTAGCAGCTCCGCTGGTCCGTCGGTGACTGGGCTCACGGTCGCCGGAAGCGGAGAAGATGGCAATGCGAATGCCACGGGCGGAGGAGA TGCCGGCGAGAAGACAGTAGGTAATCCGATAGGCTGGCTTCAGGAGATGTGCATGCAACGGCGATGGCCACCACCGTCGTatgaaacggaaacggaagtgggtCTGCCCCACGAGCGGCTCTTTACTATCGCTTGTTCGATACTCAACTACCGCGAAATGGGCAAGGGCAAGAGCAAGAAGATAGCCAAGCGCTTGGCCGCCCACCGCATGTGGGTGCGGCTGCAAGAGACGCCCATCGATTCGGGCAAAATCAGCGACAGCATCTGCGGCGAGTTGGAGGGCGAA AAGACTTGcttgaagaacaacaaaatcGATTACATCAAGCTGCTGGGCGAAATCGCCACGGAGAACCAGTTCGAGGTGACCTACGTGGACATAGAGGAGAAGACCTTCTCTGGCCAGTTCCAGTGCCTGGTTCAGCTGTCCACGCTGCCCGTTGGCGTTTGCCACGGCAGCGGAGCAACAGCCGCCGATGCCCAGCGGCATGCCGCCCAGAATGCCCTCGAGTACTTGAAGATCATGACCAAGAAGTAG
- the LOC6617859 gene encoding protein disulfide-isomerase A5, with product MWITGQFVFLLLVALVAAKTKSSAVQDDIAEYKDFKKLLRTKNNVLALYVTSAKSAAAELKIFREAAEAIRGTGTMLLLDCGQQNRKKLCKKLKVSPDPYAIKHYKDGDFHKDYDRQLSVSSMITFMRDPSGDLPWEEDPDGKDVLHFSDAASFTKHLRKDIRPMLVMFYVPWCGFCKKMKPDYGKASTELKTKGGYILAAMNVERQENAPIRKMFNITGFPTLIYFENGKLRFTYEGENNKDALVSFMLNPNAKPTPKPKEPEWSADTNSEIVHLTSQGFEPALKDEKSALVMFYAPWCGHCKRMKPEYEKAALEMKQKKIPGLLAALDATKEPSIAEKYKVKGYPTVKFFSNGLFKFEVNVREASKIVEFMRDPKEPPPPPPPEKSWEEEEDSKEVLFLDDDNFTSTLKRKKHALVMFYAPWCGHCKHTKPEFTAAATALQDDPRIAFVAIDCTKLATLCAKYNVRGYPTILYFSYLKTKLDYNGGRTSKDFIAYMNNPPTSADRTEL from the exons ATGTGGATCACCGGTcagtttgtttttcttctgCTGGTGGCACTTGTTGCCGCAAAAACGAAATCCTCGGCTGTGCAGGATGACATCGCAGAGTATAAGGACTTCAAGAAGCTGCTGCGCACCAAGAACAATGTCCTCGCGCTATACGTGACCAGTGCGAAGTCCGCTGCTGCCGAGCTAAAGATATTCCGTGAGGCGGCGGAGGCGATACGGGGAACCGGGacaatgttgctgctggatTGCGGGCAGCAGAATCGCAAGAAACTGTGCAAGAAGCTGAAAGTATCGCCGGACCCCTACGCCATTAAACACTACAAGGATGGCGACTTTCACAAGGACTACGACCGGCAGCTGAGCGTCAGCTCCATGATCACTTTCATGCGTGATCCCTCCGGCGATCTGCCCTGGGAGGAGGATCCAGACGGCAAGGATGTCCTGCACTTCAGCGACGCCGCTTCCTTCACAAAGCATTTACGCAAGGACATCCGGCCTATGCTTGTCATGTTCTATGTTCCCTGGTGCGGATTTTGCAAGAAAATGAAGCCGGACTACGGAAAAGCGTCCACGGAACTGAAAACTAAGGGCGGTTATATTCTGGCGGCAATGAATGTAGAGCGACAGGAGAACGCTCCTATACGCAAAATGTTCAACATAACTG GTTTTCCCACCCTGATTTACTTTGAAAATGGCAAGCTGCGCTTTACATACGAAGGAGAGAACAATAAGGACGCTTTGGTTTCTTTTATGCTCAACCCAAATGCCAAGCCAACGCCAAAGCCCAAGGAACCCGAATGGTCGGCGGATACCAACTCGGAGATTGTCCATCTAACCTCGCAGGGTTTTGAGCCCGCTCTGAAGGACGAGAAGTCCGCCCTGGTCATGTTCTATGCACCCTGGTGCGGACACTGTAAGCGCATGAAGCCGGAATACGAAAAGGCCGCTCTGGAGATGAAGCAGAAAAAGATTCCCGGCCTTTTGGCCGCGTTGGATGCAACGAAGGAGCCGTCAATCGCAGAGAAATATAAAGTCAAGGGCTATCCAACTGTTAAGTTTTTCTCGAATGGCCTCTTTAAGTTTGAAGTAAATGTACGCGAAGCATCGAAAATTGTTGAATTTATGAGAGATCCCAAGGAGCCCccaccgcctccgccgccCGAGAAGAGttgggaggaggaggaggacagCAAGGAAGTTCTATTTCTGGATGACGACAACTTCACTTCTACACTGAAGAGGAAAAAGCATGCGCTGGTCATGTTCTATGCACCCT GGTGTGGACACTGTAAGCACACAAAACCGGAGTTCACAGCGGCTGCCACGGCCTTACAGGATGACCCTCGGATAGCGTTTGTCGCCATCGACTGCACAAAGCTTGCCACCCTCTGCGCAAAGTACAATGTACGCGGATATCCCACCATTCTGTACTTCTCTTACCTCAAAACCAAGCTGGATTATAATGGCGGACGCACCAGCAAGGACTTTATCGCCTATATGAACAACCCGCCTACCTCAGCGGACCGCACAGAGCTGTGA
- the LOC6617861 gene encoding interferon-inducible double-stranded RNA-dependent protein kinase activator A homolog isoform X1, with protein sequence MEQENFHASSLSQQLQNLHIQQHALPNPVQTGFAPRRHYDNLGGLGNGNAVSGSPVKGAPLGQRHVKLKKEKVPAQVSQLSQPGQLQLSDVGDTALAGGSGLQGGFGLMGGILPSDEALKFVSETDANGLAMKTPVSILQELLSRRGITPGYELVQIEGAIHEPTFRFRVSFKDKDTPFTAMGAGRSKKEAKHAAARALIDKLIGAQLPESPSSSAGPSVTGLTVAGSGEDGNANATGGGDAGEKTVGNPIGWLQEMCMQRRWPPPSYETETEVGLPHERLFTIACSILNYREMGKGKSKKIAKRLAAHRMWVRLQETPIDSGKISDSICGELEGEPRSSENYYGELKDISVPTLTTQHSNKVSQFHKTLKNSTGKKLLKLQKTCLKNNKIDYIKLLGEIATENQFEVTYVDIEEKTFSGQFQCLVQLSTLPVGVCHGSGATAADAQRHAAQNALEYLKIMTKK encoded by the exons ATGGAACAGGAGAACTTCCACGCCTCCAGCTTGTCGCAGCAGCTACAGAACCTTCACATCCAGCAGCATGCGCTGCCCAATCCTGTCCAGACGGGATTTGCTCCACGGCGGCACTATGATAACCTTGGTGGCCTCGGCAATGGCAATGCCGTCAGTGGTAGTCCGGTAAAGGGTGCTCCGCTGGGACAGCGCCATGTGAAGCTCAAGAAGGAGAAGGTACCCGCCCAGGTTTCGCAGCTGTCTCAGCCAGGTCAGCTGCAGCTGTCGGATGTTGGTGATACCGCCTTGGCTGGCGGATCGGGCTTACAAGGTGGATTCGGCCTTATGGGCGGAATATTGCCCAGCGACGAGGCCTTAAAGTTCGTCAGCGAGACGGACGCCAATGGACTGGCCATGAAGACGCCCGTCAGCATTCTGCAAGAGCTGCTAAGCCGACGGGGAATCACTCCCGGATATGAACTTGTCCAGATCGAGGGCGCCATACACGAGCCGACCTTCCGGTTTCGCGTGTCCTTTAAGGACAAGGATACGCCCTTTACGGCCATGGGTGCAGGACGCTCGAAGAAGGAGGCCAAGCATGCGGCGGCCCGTGCGCTCATCGACAAGCTGATCGGCGCGCAGCTGCCGGAATCGCCTAGCAGCTCCGCTGGTCCGTCGGTGACTGGGCTCACGGTCGCCGGAAGCGGAGAAGATGGCAATGCGAATGCCACGGGCGGAGGAGA TGCCGGCGAGAAGACAGTAGGTAATCCGATAGGCTGGCTTCAGGAGATGTGCATGCAACGGCGATGGCCACCACCGTCGTatgaaacggaaacggaagtgggtCTGCCCCACGAGCGGCTCTTTACTATCGCTTGTTCGATACTCAACTACCGCGAAATGGGCAAGGGCAAGAGCAAGAAGATAGCCAAGCGCTTGGCCGCCCACCGCATGTGGGTGCGGCTGCAAGAGACGCCCATCGATTCGGGCAAAATCAGCGACAGCATCTGCGGCGAGTTGGAGGGCGAA CCCCGCAGTAGTGAAAATTATTATGGTGAATTGAAAGATATCTCTGTGCCGACACTGACCACGCAGCACAGTAACAAAGTATCTCAGTTCCATAAGACCCTCAAAAATTCAACGGGCAAAAAACTGCTTAAGTTACAG AAGACTTGcttgaagaacaacaaaatcGATTACATCAAGCTGCTGGGCGAAATCGCCACGGAGAACCAGTTCGAGGTGACCTACGTGGACATAGAGGAGAAGACCTTCTCTGGCCAGTTCCAGTGCCTGGTTCAGCTGTCCACGCTGCCCGTTGGCGTTTGCCACGGCAGCGGAGCAACAGCCGCCGATGCCCAGCGGCATGCCGCCCAGAATGCCCTCGAGTACTTGAAGATCATGACCAAGAAGTAG
- the LOC6617861 gene encoding interferon-inducible double-stranded RNA-dependent protein kinase activator A homolog isoform X4 — protein sequence MEQENFHASSLSQQLQNLHIQQHALPNPVQTGFAPRRHYDNLGGLGNGNAVSGSPVKGAPLGQRHVKLKKEKVPAQVSQLSQPGQLQLSDVGDTALAGGSGLQGGFGLMGGILPSDEALKFVSETDANGLAMKTPVSILQELLSRRGITPGYELVQIEGAIHEPTFRFRVSFKDKDTPFTAMGAGRSKKEAKHAAARALIDKLIGAQLPESPSSSAGPSVTGLTVAGSGEDGNANATGGGDAGEKTVGNPIGWLQEMCMQRRWPPPSYETETEVGLPHERLFTIACSILNYREMGKGKSKKIAKRLAAHRMWVRLQETPIDSGKISDSICGELEGETCLKNNKIDYIKLLGEIATENQFEVTYVDIEEKTFSGQFQCLVQLSTLPVGVCHGSGATAADAQRHAAQNALEYLKIMTKK from the exons ATGGAACAGGAGAACTTCCACGCCTCCAGCTTGTCGCAGCAGCTACAGAACCTTCACATCCAGCAGCATGCGCTGCCCAATCCTGTCCAGACGGGATTTGCTCCACGGCGGCACTATGATAACCTTGGTGGCCTCGGCAATGGCAATGCCGTCAGTGGTAGTCCGGTAAAGGGTGCTCCGCTGGGACAGCGCCATGTGAAGCTCAAGAAGGAGAAGGTACCCGCCCAGGTTTCGCAGCTGTCTCAGCCAGGTCAGCTGCAGCTGTCGGATGTTGGTGATACCGCCTTGGCTGGCGGATCGGGCTTACAAGGTGGATTCGGCCTTATGGGCGGAATATTGCCCAGCGACGAGGCCTTAAAGTTCGTCAGCGAGACGGACGCCAATGGACTGGCCATGAAGACGCCCGTCAGCATTCTGCAAGAGCTGCTAAGCCGACGGGGAATCACTCCCGGATATGAACTTGTCCAGATCGAGGGCGCCATACACGAGCCGACCTTCCGGTTTCGCGTGTCCTTTAAGGACAAGGATACGCCCTTTACGGCCATGGGTGCAGGACGCTCGAAGAAGGAGGCCAAGCATGCGGCGGCCCGTGCGCTCATCGACAAGCTGATCGGCGCGCAGCTGCCGGAATCGCCTAGCAGCTCCGCTGGTCCGTCGGTGACTGGGCTCACGGTCGCCGGAAGCGGAGAAGATGGCAATGCGAATGCCACGGGCGGAGGAGA TGCCGGCGAGAAGACAGTAGGTAATCCGATAGGCTGGCTTCAGGAGATGTGCATGCAACGGCGATGGCCACCACCGTCGTatgaaacggaaacggaagtgggtCTGCCCCACGAGCGGCTCTTTACTATCGCTTGTTCGATACTCAACTACCGCGAAATGGGCAAGGGCAAGAGCAAGAAGATAGCCAAGCGCTTGGCCGCCCACCGCATGTGGGTGCGGCTGCAAGAGACGCCCATCGATTCGGGCAAAATCAGCGACAGCATCTGCGGCGAGTTGGAGGGCGAA ACTTGcttgaagaacaacaaaatcGATTACATCAAGCTGCTGGGCGAAATCGCCACGGAGAACCAGTTCGAGGTGACCTACGTGGACATAGAGGAGAAGACCTTCTCTGGCCAGTTCCAGTGCCTGGTTCAGCTGTCCACGCTGCCCGTTGGCGTTTGCCACGGCAGCGGAGCAACAGCCGCCGATGCCCAGCGGCATGCCGCCCAGAATGCCCTCGAGTACTTGAAGATCATGACCAAGAAGTAG
- the LOC6617861 gene encoding interferon-inducible double-stranded RNA-dependent protein kinase activator A homolog isoform X2 — MEQENFHASSLSQQLQNLHIQQHALPNPVQTGFAPRRHYDNLGGLGNGNAVSGSPVKGAPLGQRHVKLKKEKVPAQVSQLSQPGQLQLSDVGDTALAGGSGLQGGFGLMGGILPSDEALKFVSETDANGLAMKTPVSILQELLSRRGITPGYELVQIEGAIHEPTFRFRVSFKDKDTPFTAMGAGRSKKEAKHAAARALIDKLIGAQLPESPSSSAGPSVTGLTVAGSGEDGNANATGGGDAGEKTVGNPIGWLQEMCMQRRWPPPSYETETEVGLPHERLFTIACSILNYREMGKGKSKKIAKRLAAHRMWVRLQETPIDSGKISDSICGELEGEPRSSENYYGELKDISVPTLTTQHSNKVSQFHKTLKNSTGKKLLKLQTCLKNNKIDYIKLLGEIATENQFEVTYVDIEEKTFSGQFQCLVQLSTLPVGVCHGSGATAADAQRHAAQNALEYLKIMTKK; from the exons ATGGAACAGGAGAACTTCCACGCCTCCAGCTTGTCGCAGCAGCTACAGAACCTTCACATCCAGCAGCATGCGCTGCCCAATCCTGTCCAGACGGGATTTGCTCCACGGCGGCACTATGATAACCTTGGTGGCCTCGGCAATGGCAATGCCGTCAGTGGTAGTCCGGTAAAGGGTGCTCCGCTGGGACAGCGCCATGTGAAGCTCAAGAAGGAGAAGGTACCCGCCCAGGTTTCGCAGCTGTCTCAGCCAGGTCAGCTGCAGCTGTCGGATGTTGGTGATACCGCCTTGGCTGGCGGATCGGGCTTACAAGGTGGATTCGGCCTTATGGGCGGAATATTGCCCAGCGACGAGGCCTTAAAGTTCGTCAGCGAGACGGACGCCAATGGACTGGCCATGAAGACGCCCGTCAGCATTCTGCAAGAGCTGCTAAGCCGACGGGGAATCACTCCCGGATATGAACTTGTCCAGATCGAGGGCGCCATACACGAGCCGACCTTCCGGTTTCGCGTGTCCTTTAAGGACAAGGATACGCCCTTTACGGCCATGGGTGCAGGACGCTCGAAGAAGGAGGCCAAGCATGCGGCGGCCCGTGCGCTCATCGACAAGCTGATCGGCGCGCAGCTGCCGGAATCGCCTAGCAGCTCCGCTGGTCCGTCGGTGACTGGGCTCACGGTCGCCGGAAGCGGAGAAGATGGCAATGCGAATGCCACGGGCGGAGGAGA TGCCGGCGAGAAGACAGTAGGTAATCCGATAGGCTGGCTTCAGGAGATGTGCATGCAACGGCGATGGCCACCACCGTCGTatgaaacggaaacggaagtgggtCTGCCCCACGAGCGGCTCTTTACTATCGCTTGTTCGATACTCAACTACCGCGAAATGGGCAAGGGCAAGAGCAAGAAGATAGCCAAGCGCTTGGCCGCCCACCGCATGTGGGTGCGGCTGCAAGAGACGCCCATCGATTCGGGCAAAATCAGCGACAGCATCTGCGGCGAGTTGGAGGGCGAA CCCCGCAGTAGTGAAAATTATTATGGTGAATTGAAAGATATCTCTGTGCCGACACTGACCACGCAGCACAGTAACAAAGTATCTCAGTTCCATAAGACCCTCAAAAATTCAACGGGCAAAAAACTGCTTAAGTTACAG ACTTGcttgaagaacaacaaaatcGATTACATCAAGCTGCTGGGCGAAATCGCCACGGAGAACCAGTTCGAGGTGACCTACGTGGACATAGAGGAGAAGACCTTCTCTGGCCAGTTCCAGTGCCTGGTTCAGCTGTCCACGCTGCCCGTTGGCGTTTGCCACGGCAGCGGAGCAACAGCCGCCGATGCCCAGCGGCATGCCGCCCAGAATGCCCTCGAGTACTTGAAGATCATGACCAAGAAGTAG
- the LOC6617860 gene encoding coatomer subunit beta': MPLKLDIKRRLTSRSDRVKCVDLHPAEPWMLCALYNGHVHIMNYENQQMVKDFEVCDVPVRSARFVARKNWILTGSDDMQIRVFNYNTLEKVHSFEAHSDYLRCIAVHPTQPLVLTSSDDMLIKLWNWEKMWACQRVFEGHTHYVMQIVFNPKDNNTFASASLDRTVKVWQLGSNFANFTLEGHEKGVNCVDYYHGGDKPYLISGADDRLVKIWDYQNKTCVQTLEGHAQNISAVCFHPELPIVLTGSEDGTVRIWHSGTYRLETCLNYGFERVWTISSMRGTNNVALGYDEGSIIIKVGREEPAMSMDVVGGKIIWAKHSEMQQVNLKTIADGTEIKDGERLPVAAKDMGACEIYPQTIAHNPNGRFVVVCGDGEYIIYTSMALRNKAFGSAQEFVWALESNEYAIRENNGTVRLFRNFKERKSFTPEYGAESIYGGYYFGVKTSSGLAFYDWETLQLVRRIEVQPKNVFWNESGSLVCLATDDSYFVLGVDTAQVANAVETKEGLEDDGVESAFNVLGEVSECVKTGLWVGDCFIYTNSVNRINYYVGGEIVTVSHLDRTMYLLGYVPKDNRIYLGDKELNVISFCLQLSVLEYQTAVMRRDFERADVVLPTIPKEHRTRVAHFLEKQGFKSQALQVSTDADHKFDLALQIGDLEIALKLARESENSQKWSQLADVASSKNNMALVKECMQKANDFSGLLLLSTASGDAELLDVVGAAGSAQGRHNLAFLSAFLRSDVDRCLEILIETNRLPEAAFFARTYLPSQMSRIVELWREKLGKVNEKAGQSLADPAQYTNLFPGLGDALRVEQHLQEERARKAPARLAAHLPLNSERHPLQELFAAEQAGAGQQLEEKVKPAYVPAQAAVSSSQVAQPTSAADDDDDLDLEIDGITLDDNIDTTDVNLDDDFLSDD; the protein is encoded by the exons ATGCCTCTGAAACTAGACATCAAGCGTCGCCTAACGTCGCGCTCGGATCGGGTCAAGTGCGTCGATCTCCATCCGGCGGAGCCGTGGATGTTGTGCGCCCTGTACAATGGCCACGTACACATCATGAACTATGAGAACCAGCAAATGGTTAAGGACTTCGAGGTCTGCGACGTGCCTGTGCGCTCCGCCCGTTTCGTGGCACGCAAAAACTGGATCCTCACAGGCTCGGATGACATGCAGATCCGTGTGTTCAACTACAACACCCTGGAGAAGGTGCACTCGTTCGAGGCGCACTCGGACTATCTGCGCTGCATCGCGGTGCATCCCACACAGCCGTTGGTGCTGACCAGCAGTG ACGACATGCTCATCAAGCTTTGGAATTGGGAGAAGATGTGGGCCTGCCAGCGTGTCTTCGAGGGCCACACCCACTACGTCATGCAGATCGTGTTTAACCCGAAGGACAACAACACCTTTGCCTCCGCCTCGCTGGATCGCACTGTTAAGGTGTGGCAGCTGGGTTCTAATTTCGCCAACTTTACGCTGGAAGGACATGAGAAGGGTGTCAATTGTGTGGATTATTACCATGGTGGCGATAAGCCATACTTGATTTCCGGTGCTGACGATCGCTTGGTCAAAATCTGGGATTACCAAAACAAAACCTGTGTGCAGACTTTGGAGGGGCATGCTCAGAATATCTCCGCAGTCTGTTTCCACCCGGAATTGCCGATCGTGTTGACTGGCTCAGAGGATGGCACCGTCCGCATTTGGCACTCTGGCACTTATCGCCTCGAGACCTGCCTTAACTACGGATTCGAGCGGGTGTGGACCATCTCCAGCATGCGCGGCACCAACAACGTGGCGCTGGGCTACGACGAGGGTTCTATCATCATTAAGGTGGGCCGCGAGGAACCAGCAATGTCTATGGACGTCGTGGGAGGCAAGATCATTTGGGCTAAGCACTCCGAAATGCAGCAG GTCAATCTAAAAACTATTGCTGATGGCACAGAGATTAAGGATGGTGAACGCTTGCCCGTGGCCGCCAAGGATATGGGCGCCTGCGAGATCTACCCGCAGACCATTGCTCACAATCCCAACGGTCGTTTCGTCGTGGTATGCGGCGATGGCGAGTACATTATCTACACATCGATGGCCCTGAGAAATAAGGCTTTCGGGTCCGCGCAAGAATTTGTGTGGGCCCTCGAGAGCAACGAGTACGCCATCAGGGAGAACAACGGCACCGTTCGACTGTTTCGCAACTTCAAGGAGCGCAAGAGTTTTACTCCAGAGTACGGAGCCGAGAGCATATACGGTGGCTACTATTTCGGTGTAAAAACCTCCTCCGGATTGGCTTTCTATGACTGGGAGACGTTGCAACTGGTGAGGCGCATCGAGGTGCAGCCAAAGAATGTGTTCTGGAACGAAAGTGGCAGTCTGGTCTGCTTGGCCACAGATGACTCCTACTTTGTCCTGGGGGTGGACACTGCCCAGGTTGCCAATGCCGTAGAGACCAAGGAGGGACTGGAGGATGATGGTGTGGAGAGCGCCTTCAATGTGCTGG GCGAGGTCTCGGAGTGCGTCAAAACAGGTCTGTGGGTGGGAGACTGCTTCATCTATACCAACTCGGTGAACCGCATCAACTACTACGTGGGCGGCGAGATTGTGACAGTATCCCACTTAGACCGCACAATGTATCTGCTGGGCTACGTGCCCAAGGACAATCGTATTTACCTCGGCGATAAGGAGTTGAACGTGATCAGTTTCTGTCTGCAGCTGTCCGTGCTGGAGTACCAGACGGCGGTTATGCGAAGAGACTTTGAGCGCGCAGACGTTGTGCTACCAACCATTCCCAAGGAGCACCGCACTCGGGTGGCACATTTTCTGGAGAAACAGGGCTTTAAGTCGCAGGCCCTGCAAGTTTCTACCGATGCCGACCATAAGTTTGACTTGGCCTTACAGATCGGGGATTTGGAAATCGCTTTAAAGCTGGCCCGTGAGTCGGAGAACTCCCAGAAGTGGTCACAGCTGGCAGATGTAGCGTCTAGCAAGAACAACATGGCTCTGGTTAAGGAGTGCATGCAGAAAGCAAACGACTTCAGCGGTCTTTTGCTGCTCTCAACCGCTTCCGGCGATGCAGAGCTGCTCGATGTGGTGGGTGCGGCTGGCTCGGCCCAGGGACGTCACAATCTAGCCTTCCTCTCGGCTTTCCTGCGTTCGGACGTGGATCGATGCTTGGAGATTCTCATTGAGACAAATCGCTTGCCAGAGGCAGCGTTCTTTGCCCGCACCTACCTGCCCAGCCAGATGTCAAGGATCGTAGAGCTTTGGCGCGAGAAGCTTGGCAAGGTCAACGAAAAGGCGGGCCAGTCGCTGGCCGATCCGGCACAGTATACAAATCTCTTCCCTGGCCTGGGCGATGCGCTGCGGGTGGAGCAGCATTTGCAGGAGGAGCGAGCTCGCAAGGCGCCGGCACGCCTCGCTGCCCATCTTCCACTGAATAGCGAACGTCATCCTCTGCAAGAACTTTTTGCCGCCGAGCAGGCTGGCGCCGGCCAGCAGTTGGAGGAGAAGGTGAAGCCAGCTTACGTTCCCGCTCAAGCTGCTGTTTCCAGCAGCCAGGTGGCCCAGCCTACATCCGCTGcggatgacgacgacgacctGGACTTGGAAATAGATGGAATCACGTTGGATGATAACATTGATACGACAGATGTGAACCTCGATGACGATTTTCTAAGCGACGATTAG